One genomic segment of Anguilla anguilla isolate fAngAng1 chromosome 2, fAngAng1.pri, whole genome shotgun sequence includes these proteins:
- the LOC118219655 gene encoding histone H2A, producing the protein MSGRGKTGGKARAKAKTRSSRAGLQFPVGRVHRLLRKGNYAERVGAGAPVYLAAVLEYLTAEILELAGNAARDNKKTRIIPRHLQLAVRNDEELNKLLGGVTIAQGGVLPNIQAVLLPKKTEKAVKAK; encoded by the coding sequence ATGAGTGGACGGGGCAAGACTGGCGGTAAGGCGAGAGCGAAAGCAAAGACTCGTTCGTCGAGGGCGGGACTGCAGTTTCCAGTAGGTCGCGTTCACCGATTGCTACGTAAAGGAAACTATGCTGAGCGTGTTGGTGCTGGCGCTCCAGTATACTTAGCTGCCGTGCTGGAGTATCTAACTGCTGAGATTTTGGAGCTGGCTGGTAATGCGGCCCGCGACAACAAGAAAACTCGCATCATTCCCAGACATCTGCAGCTGGCAGTGCGTAATGACGAAGAGCTGAACAAACTGCTTGGAGGCGTTACTATCGCCCAGGGCGGAGTACTGCCCAACATCCAAGCTGTTCTGCTCCCCAAGAAAACCGAAAAAGCAGTGAAGGCAAAGTAA